A genomic window from Silene latifolia isolate original U9 population chromosome Y, ASM4854445v1, whole genome shotgun sequence includes:
- the LOC141629546 gene encoding uncharacterized protein LOC141629546 yields MIVSTWNIRGFNKLVKHLEVVNFIQHNKIDILGLLETRVKLTKSHRILRSKFKKYSSFCNYNMHHNGRIWLLWDTSTTKVSVLQEHAQVVHCLVQHFASGRSFHLSVVYGSNCPMARQSLWNSPIQQSHQTGPWVVMGDFNIVRYAHEKISNTPPDLTDMTDFNSCLSEYGLDDMHGSGSDFTWFNKQEVNTRVYSKLDRVLINADWLISFTQTTAQFLPPGISDHFPALLSFSNDPLPKKQFKFLNCWINHPEFLTKVAEAWQISPVGNSMHRLMAKLKNTRKSLSALHLAHFSNISTRVKLKQAKLNQCFLALQQSPLSEDLILKEKTVSQEFWSLKLAETKILIQKAKVHDIKHNNSCSKFFFAKIKERQQSQYIGEIHDIHGSLHSGLHDVGEAFVDYYQQLLGSSSDVHPIDPCFIPNG; encoded by the coding sequence ATGATTGTGTCTACTTGGAATATTAGGGGGTTCAATAAGTTGGTGAAGCACTTAGAGGTTGTTAACTTCATTCAGCATAATAAAATTGATATCCTGGGTCTCCTTGAGACTAGAGTGAAGCTCACTAAATCTCATAGGATTCTAAGGTCCAAGTTCAAAAAGTACAGTAGCTTTTGCAATTACAATATGCATCATAATGGGAGGATTTGGCTTCTCTGGGATACTTCTACTACTAAGGTTTCTGTTCTGCAGGAACATGCTCAGGTAGTACATTGTCTTGTTCAGCACTTTGCCTCTGGCAGGTCTTTTCACTTATCTGTTGTCTATGGTAGTAATTGTCCTATGGCTAGACAATCCCTCTGGAATAGTCCGATCCAGCAATCCCATCAGACTGGTCCTTGGGTGGTTATGGGTGACTTCAATATTGTCAGATATGCTCATGAAAAGATTAGTAATACTCCTCCTGATCTCACTGACATGACTGACTTTAACTCCTGCTTATCTGAGTATGGTCTGGATGATATGCATGGATCAGGTAGTGACTTTACCTGGTTTAATAAACAAGAGGTCAACACCAGGGTTTACTCTAAATTAGACAGGGTTCTCATTAATGCTGACTGGCTTATCTCTTTTACTCAAACTACTGCTCAGTTTCTCCCTCCTGGCATATCTGATCACTTTCCTGCTCTCCTTTCCTTCTCTAATGATCCTCTCCCTAAGAAACAGTTTAAGTTCCTTAACTGTTGGATTAATCATCCTGAGTTCTTAACCAAGGTTGCTGAGGCTTGGCAAATTTCACCAGTGGGTAATTCTATGCATAGGCTTATGGCAAAACTCAAGAACACAAGGAAGTCCTTGTCTGCTTTACATCTAGCTCATTTTTCTAACATCAGTACCAGAGTCAAACTGAAACAGGCTAAGCTTAACCAATGTTTCCTTGCCTTGCAACAATCTCCTCTTTCTGAAGACCTTATTCTTAAGGAGAAGACTGTTTCTCAGGAATTTTGGTCCCTTAAGTTGGCTGAAACAAAAATTCTTATACAAAAGGCTAAAGTTCATGATATTAAGCATAATAATTCGTGCTCCAAGTTCTTCTTTGCAAAAATTAAGGAGAGACAGCAGAGCCAATATATTGGTGAAATTCATGACATCCATGGATCCTTGCATAGTGGCTTACATGATGTTGGGGAGGCTTTTGTTGATTACTATCAACAGCTTTTGGGTTCTTCTTCTGATGTTCATCCTATTGATCCTTGCTTTATACCTAATGGTTAG